The Amycolatopsis sp. DG1A-15b genome window below encodes:
- a CDS encoding serine hydrolase → MGKLLLTALLAAFALAPSPAAGGGGGPRGSDPFGPELRARIARAQAYADGRPGVTGIVLRDRWTGAVHRSPAAGTLIWACSTPKLAMAVDLLLREDSGAIKLTAEDRDLVHRMLHSSDDAAAHALWTRFGGEAEFARRFPAYGMTDMRFSDRHPHHWGWIRTTADDLDRLIEYVLALPARHRDYLVGELRTVDANQQWGVWGAGSAARPGNKNGWSDDNDDGSWIMNSVGFAGPGERYTLALMNDTRVISDGDAVGKETTTKIAEILFGGYFGA, encoded by the coding sequence ATGGGCAAGCTCCTGCTCACCGCGCTGCTGGCGGCCTTCGCGCTGGCGCCGTCGCCGGCCGCCGGCGGGGGCGGTGGCCCGCGGGGCAGTGACCCCTTCGGCCCGGAACTGCGGGCGCGGATCGCGCGGGCGCAGGCCTACGCCGACGGCCGGCCCGGGGTGACCGGGATCGTGCTCCGGGACCGCTGGACCGGCGCCGTCCACCGCAGCCCGGCCGCCGGCACGCTGATCTGGGCCTGCTCGACGCCGAAATTGGCCATGGCCGTCGACCTGCTGCTCCGGGAGGACTCCGGCGCGATCAAGCTGACCGCCGAGGACCGGGACCTGGTGCACCGGATGCTCCATTCCAGTGACGACGCCGCCGCGCACGCGTTGTGGACGCGGTTCGGCGGCGAGGCCGAGTTCGCGCGGCGATTTCCGGCATACGGAATGACCGACATGCGGTTCAGTGATCGCCACCCGCACCACTGGGGCTGGATCCGCACCACGGCGGACGACCTGGACCGGCTGATCGAATACGTCCTGGCCCTGCCGGCGCGCCACCGCGACTACCTGGTCGGGGAACTGCGCACCGTGGACGCGAACCAGCAATGGGGGGTCTGGGGCGCCGGGTCCGCCGCCCGGCCGGGGAACAAGAACGGCTGGTCGGACGACAACGACGACGGTTCCTGGATCATGAACTCCGTCGGTTTCGCGGGGCCGGGCGAGCGGTACACCCTGGCGTTGATGAACGACACCCGGGTGATCTCCGACGGCGATGCGGTCGGCAAGGAGACCACCACGAAGATCGCCGAAATCCTGTTCGGCGGGTATTTCGGCGCCTGA
- a CDS encoding cellulase family glycosylhydrolase: protein MLAVAGLAVAAGVVTSTTAVSSARETSAAFACRVTYSANDWGSGFSLAVGIANVGAAAVDGWTLTYSYAGNQTLQQGWMGTWTQSGKRVTVTNASWNGTIPAGGSVNTGANFSYSGTNTTPTDFAVNGAACTGTPPTTATTPITLPTTPTTTTTTTPPPGPAPALHVSGNKLLTADGKTYRLLGVNRASGEFACVQGKGMWDSGPVDQASVDAMKAWNIHAVRIPLNEDCWLGLSGSPSGAPYQQAVKDYAKLLVANGINPILDLHWTHGQYTGNSSACTDVNATCQKPMPDRQYTPTFWSQVATAFKGDDAVVFDLFNEPYPDAAGGWSDAAAEWKCLRDGGTCTGIGYPVAGMQELVDAVRATGAKNVVMTAGLTWTNDLTQWLAYRPTDPAGNLMASWHSYNFNACVTVSCWDSQIGTVAAQVPVQAGEIGQNSCGHDYIDQVVAWLDAHNLGYTAWTWNPWGCSGGNVLIEDYAGTPTKTYGEGFRAHLLTVHP, encoded by the coding sequence GTGCTTGCGGTTGCGGGGCTCGCGGTCGCCGCCGGGGTCGTGACGTCGACGACGGCGGTGTCGTCCGCGCGTGAGACGAGCGCCGCGTTCGCCTGCCGCGTCACCTACTCGGCCAACGACTGGGGAAGCGGTTTCAGCCTCGCCGTCGGGATCGCCAACGTCGGCGCCGCGGCGGTCGACGGCTGGACGCTGACCTACTCCTACGCCGGGAACCAGACCCTCCAGCAGGGCTGGATGGGCACGTGGACGCAGTCCGGCAAGCGGGTCACCGTGACCAACGCGAGCTGGAACGGCACCATCCCGGCCGGTGGTTCCGTCAACACCGGCGCGAACTTCTCCTACAGCGGCACCAACACCACGCCCACCGACTTCGCGGTCAACGGCGCCGCGTGCACCGGAACGCCGCCGACCACGGCGACGACCCCGATCACGCTCCCGACGACGCCCACCACGACCACGACCACGACGCCGCCGCCGGGTCCGGCGCCCGCGTTGCACGTTTCGGGCAACAAGCTGCTCACCGCCGACGGGAAGACCTACCGGCTGCTCGGCGTCAACCGGGCCAGCGGCGAGTTCGCCTGCGTGCAGGGCAAGGGCATGTGGGACAGCGGCCCGGTCGACCAGGCGTCGGTCGACGCGATGAAGGCGTGGAACATCCACGCGGTGCGGATCCCGCTCAACGAGGACTGCTGGCTCGGCCTGTCCGGCTCGCCCAGCGGCGCCCCCTACCAGCAGGCCGTCAAGGACTACGCGAAACTGCTGGTGGCCAACGGGATCAACCCGATCCTGGACCTGCACTGGACGCACGGCCAGTACACCGGGAACTCCTCCGCCTGCACCGACGTCAACGCGACCTGCCAGAAGCCGATGCCCGACCGGCAGTACACGCCGACGTTCTGGAGCCAGGTCGCGACCGCGTTCAAGGGCGACGACGCCGTGGTGTTCGACCTGTTCAACGAGCCCTACCCGGACGCGGCCGGCGGCTGGTCCGACGCGGCCGCCGAGTGGAAGTGCCTGCGCGACGGCGGCACGTGCACGGGGATCGGCTACCCGGTCGCGGGGATGCAGGAACTGGTCGACGCGGTCCGCGCGACCGGGGCCAAGAACGTGGTGATGACCGCCGGCCTCACCTGGACCAACGACCTCACGCAGTGGCTGGCCTACCGGCCCACCGACCCGGCGGGCAACCTGATGGCGTCCTGGCACTCGTACAACTTCAACGCCTGCGTCACGGTGTCCTGCTGGGACAGCCAGATCGGGACGGTCGCGGCCCAGGTCCCGGTGCAGGCCGGGGAGATCGGCCAGAACAGCTGCGGGCACGACTACATCGACCAGGTGGTGGCCTGGCTGGACGCGCACAACCTCGGGTACACGGCCTGGACGTGGAACCCGTGGGGCTGCAGTGGCGGCAACGTGCTGATCGAGGACTACGCCGGCACGCCCACCAAGACCTACGGCGAGGGCTTCCGGGCCCACCTCCTGACCGTCCACCCGTAA
- a CDS encoding GTP-binding protein, which produces MSETSVNIGILAHVDAGKTSLTERLLFDTGAVGALGRVDDGNTQTDTLDIERRRGITVSAGVVSFRAGDRTVNVIDTPGHADFVAEVERALGVLDGVVLVVSGSAGVQASTRILWRILHRLRVPTLVFVNKLDQAGADPAAVLESLRKKLSRAMVPMVTVEGAGGAEITVRGRPRTAADVVEEVAEVAAEHSERLLADYVAEEFDDTLVWHTFRRQVAAGEAHPVFLGSAVTGAGVRELVAGIVDFLPAAAPGAELRATVFKVERGSGGDRIAYARVHGGTLQVRDRVNLFRRNGDGTVGRSRRRVTAMTLAGRAVTRADAGDLVRLSGLGDVRVDDRLGSPDGVADAGLFPPPGLVSVVTARPGEETRLHRALRELCDQDPLLGLRADRGALSVRTYGEVQIEVLLERLREDFGLVAGFAPPAPIHVEKPVGVGEAVQFLDRLGPTDPVATVGLRVAPGRTGSGVRYELAVERGSLPRAFHTAIEQTVYRAAGCGPHGWEVTDCVVTLTHSGFQPPLSTAGGFREVTARLLSLALARARTRVYEPVDRFDLEVPEHAAGAAVIALAKLEAVCEPPVVEAGVARLRGTLPAAATTAFRRRLPALGQGEAVFTAEPGGYRPWRP; this is translated from the coding sequence TTGTCCGAAACCTCGGTGAACATCGGGATTCTCGCCCACGTCGACGCCGGTAAGACCAGCCTGACCGAGCGGCTGCTGTTCGACACCGGCGCGGTCGGTGCGCTCGGCCGCGTCGACGACGGCAACACCCAAACCGACACCCTCGACATCGAACGGCGTCGCGGCATCACGGTCAGCGCCGGTGTGGTCTCCTTCCGGGCCGGCGACCGGACCGTCAACGTCATCGACACACCGGGGCACGCCGATTTCGTCGCCGAGGTCGAGCGGGCGCTCGGCGTGCTCGACGGCGTCGTCCTGGTTGTCTCCGGGTCCGCCGGCGTCCAGGCGAGCACCCGGATCCTCTGGCGCATCCTGCACCGGCTGCGCGTGCCGACGCTGGTGTTCGTCAACAAGCTCGACCAGGCCGGCGCCGACCCGGCCGCGGTGCTCGAAAGCCTGCGGAAGAAACTGTCGCGCGCGATGGTGCCGATGGTGACCGTCGAGGGGGCGGGCGGCGCGGAGATCACCGTGCGCGGCCGGCCGCGCACCGCCGCCGACGTCGTCGAGGAAGTCGCCGAAGTGGCCGCCGAACACAGCGAACGGCTGCTGGCGGACTACGTCGCCGAAGAATTCGACGACACCTTGGTGTGGCACACCTTCCGCCGGCAGGTGGCGGCCGGCGAGGCGCACCCGGTGTTCCTCGGTTCGGCCGTGACCGGCGCCGGTGTGCGCGAGCTCGTCGCCGGGATCGTGGACTTCCTGCCCGCGGCCGCGCCGGGTGCCGAACTCCGCGCGACCGTGTTCAAGGTCGAGCGCGGCAGCGGCGGCGACCGGATCGCCTACGCCCGCGTGCACGGCGGGACGCTGCAGGTGCGCGACCGGGTGAACCTGTTCCGGCGGAACGGAGACGGCACGGTCGGGCGAAGCCGGCGACGGGTGACGGCGATGACGCTCGCGGGCCGCGCCGTCACCCGTGCGGACGCGGGGGACCTGGTCCGGCTGTCCGGGCTCGGTGACGTCCGGGTCGACGACCGGCTCGGTTCTCCGGACGGCGTGGCGGACGCCGGGTTGTTCCCGCCGCCCGGGCTCGTTTCGGTCGTCACCGCGCGGCCCGGCGAGGAAACCCGGCTGCACCGGGCGTTGCGGGAGCTGTGCGACCAGGACCCGCTGCTCGGCCTCCGGGCCGACCGCGGCGCCTTGTCGGTCCGGACCTACGGCGAAGTGCAGATCGAAGTGCTCCTCGAGCGGCTGCGCGAGGATTTCGGCCTGGTGGCCGGGTTCGCCCCACCGGCGCCGATCCACGTCGAAAAGCCCGTCGGGGTGGGCGAAGCGGTCCAGTTCCTGGACCGGCTCGGCCCCACCGATCCGGTCGCCACGGTCGGGCTGCGGGTGGCTCCGGGCCGCACCGGCAGCGGCGTCCGGTACGAGCTGGCCGTCGAACGCGGCTCGCTCCCGCGGGCCTTCCACACCGCCATCGAGCAGACGGTGTACCGCGCGGCGGGGTGCGGCCCGCACGGCTGGGAGGTCACCGACTGCGTCGTCACCCTGACCCATTCGGGGTTCCAGCCGCCGCTCAGCACGGCCGGTGGTTTTCGCGAAGTCACCGCGCGGCTGCTCTCGCTGGCGCTCGCGCGGGCGCGGACCCGCGTGTACGAGCCGGTGGACCGGTTCGACCTCGAAGTGCCGGAGCACGCCGCCGGAGCGGCGGTGATCGCGTTGGCCAAGCTCGAGGCGGTGTGCGAGCCGCCGGTGGTCGAAGCCGGGGTCGCCCGGCTGCGCGGCACGCTCCCGGCGGCCGCGACGACGGCTTTTCGGCGCCGGTTGCCGGCCCTCGGCCAGGGGGAAGCCGTCTTCACGGCCGAGCCCGGCGGCTACCGTCCGTGGCGGCCGTAG
- a CDS encoding aminoglycoside phosphotransferase family protein, whose product MNEIPDLGPVPRRRTVGAELVRRLIDEQFPQWAALPVRPVSDGGWDNFTFHIGGEMVARLSSAAEYALAVDKEQRWLPVLAPRLPLPIPVPLANGRPGADYPFPWSVHPWIDGEPARPDRISDPVRFAVDLAGFLAALQDVEAADGPQPGKHNWFRGATLRTYEPQAERALAALHGRIDAGLAREIWTTALAARWDGRDVWFHGDVAAGNLLLAGGNLTAVIDFGTCGVGDPSCDTAIAWTLLTADGRRAFRERLSVDDETWARGRGWALWKTLVSAARTGEEAGEAHRVLGEIFAEYSTGR is encoded by the coding sequence GTGAACGAAATCCCGGACCTCGGTCCCGTGCCCCGGCGCCGCACCGTCGGCGCCGAACTGGTGCGCCGGTTGATCGACGAGCAGTTCCCCCAGTGGGCGGCCCTTCCGGTCCGGCCCGTTTCCGACGGCGGGTGGGACAACTTCACCTTCCACATCGGCGGCGAAATGGTGGCGCGGCTGTCCAGCGCGGCCGAATACGCGTTGGCGGTCGACAAGGAACAGCGGTGGCTGCCGGTGCTCGCGCCCCGGTTGCCGCTGCCCATTCCGGTCCCGCTGGCGAACGGGCGTCCGGGTGCGGACTACCCCTTTCCGTGGTCGGTTCACCCGTGGATCGACGGAGAACCCGCTCGCCCCGACCGGATTTCCGACCCCGTCCGCTTTGCCGTCGACCTGGCCGGATTCCTGGCCGCTTTGCAGGACGTCGAGGCCGCCGACGGGCCTCAGCCGGGAAAGCACAATTGGTTCCGGGGCGCCACCTTGCGCACTTACGAGCCACAGGCGGAGCGCGCGCTCGCGGCGCTGCACGGCCGGATCGACGCCGGCCTGGCCCGCGAGATCTGGACGACCGCGCTGGCGGCGCGCTGGGACGGCCGGGATGTCTGGTTCCACGGTGACGTCGCCGCCGGGAACCTCCTGCTCGCCGGCGGGAACCTGACCGCCGTCATCGACTTCGGGACCTGCGGGGTCGGCGACCCGTCCTGCGACACGGCCATCGCCTGGACGCTGCTGACCGCCGACGGCAGGCGAGCGTTCCGCGAACGCCTGTCCGTCGACGACGAGACGTGGGCGCGCGGACGCGGCTGGGCGCTCTGGAAGACGCTCGTGTCCGCGGCCCGGACCGGCGAAGAGGCCGGGGAAGCGCATCGCGTCCTCGGCGAAATCTTCGCCGAATACTCGACCGGCCGTTAA